The Thermus brockianus genome window below encodes:
- a CDS encoding cation-translocating P-type ATPase, with product MRGLTSEEAQRRLAEYGPNALPKKPPEPLWRKFLRQFQSPLIYILLFALLVDLGLWLYEGTHGLPLESLAILAILLLNAGLGTLQEKRSEEALRRLEALAEPMAWVLRDGRFQHLPSREIVPGDVVRLEAGDRIPADGVLLEASGVLVDESLLTGESVPVEKRVGDEVFSGTLLVRGRALMEVSRTGLRSAMGRIAGLLSEMEEEKTPLERRLEAFGHRVARWVLVLAAALVVLGFLVEGLSGKVLLFAVALAVAAVPEGLPAVLNLALALGVERMARRKAVVRRLAAVEALGSVTVIATDKTGTLTENRMEVQKVVGPDPHGALLAMVLCNDADLETGAGDPLEIGLLRYAAEHLDVRRVRQENPRLSERPFDSAWKYMRVTTPQGSFLKGAPEALIPRLALSQEDKASLLEQAEAYAKEGFRVLALAHGEGEKEEELSFLGFVLLLDPPRPEVPEAVAQVLKAGVRVVMVTGDHPATALAIARKVGIPAEVVATGEEIGELSDEELLEVDVFARVKPEDKLRIVEAFQKAGEVVAMTGDGVNDAPALKRADVGVAMGQRGSDVSREVADLVLMDDNFATIVAAIEEGRSTYENIQKFIRFLFSTNLSEVLVVALGMVFAALLNLRDEAGYLLLPLTAVQILWINLVTDGLPALALALDRNPGVLERPPRPKDSPLLDAPSLRFILLTGTIKAAFALSLLALLPGWGRIQAPLGAAEVARTATFHFMTLGQLFFAYAARHTHLMPLPNPYLHGAVALGIVIQLLLGTLAPGVLEAVPVPAWIWGLALGMALLAWLMAEGIDRLVWRKEVKR from the coding sequence ATGCGGGGGCTTACCTCAGAGGAGGCACAAAGGCGCTTGGCGGAGTACGGTCCCAATGCCCTTCCAAAGAAGCCGCCCGAGCCCCTTTGGCGCAAGTTCCTGCGCCAGTTTCAGAGCCCCCTCATCTACATCCTGTTGTTTGCCCTCCTGGTGGACCTGGGGCTTTGGCTTTACGAGGGAACCCATGGCCTTCCCCTAGAGTCTTTGGCCATACTGGCCATCCTGCTTCTCAATGCCGGGCTCGGAACCCTGCAGGAAAAGCGTTCGGAGGAGGCCCTAAGGCGCCTTGAGGCCCTGGCGGAGCCCATGGCCTGGGTCCTCCGAGATGGTCGCTTCCAGCACCTCCCCAGCCGGGAGATCGTGCCCGGGGATGTGGTGCGCCTGGAGGCAGGGGACCGCATACCGGCAGATGGGGTGCTCCTGGAGGCCAGCGGGGTCTTGGTGGATGAAAGCCTCCTTACCGGGGAAAGCGTTCCGGTGGAGAAGAGGGTAGGGGACGAGGTCTTTTCCGGCACCCTGTTGGTGCGGGGAAGGGCCCTAATGGAGGTAAGCCGTACCGGCCTAAGGAGCGCCATGGGCCGCATCGCGGGGCTTCTTTCGGAGATGGAGGAGGAAAAGACCCCGCTGGAGCGGCGCCTCGAGGCCTTTGGCCATCGGGTGGCTCGCTGGGTGCTGGTCCTCGCCGCGGCCCTGGTGGTTCTGGGCTTTCTGGTGGAGGGCCTTTCCGGCAAGGTCCTCCTCTTCGCCGTGGCCCTGGCGGTGGCGGCGGTGCCTGAGGGGCTTCCTGCGGTCCTCAACCTGGCCTTGGCCCTGGGGGTAGAGCGGATGGCCCGCCGCAAGGCGGTGGTGCGGCGCCTTGCTGCGGTGGAGGCCTTGGGGAGCGTCACCGTTATTGCCACCGACAAGACGGGTACCCTCACGGAGAACCGCATGGAGGTGCAAAAGGTGGTCGGGCCGGACCCCCATGGAGCCCTCCTGGCCATGGTCCTTTGCAACGACGCCGACCTGGAAACCGGGGCGGGGGACCCCTTGGAGATAGGCCTTTTGCGTTATGCAGCGGAGCACCTGGACGTGAGGCGGGTCCGCCAAGAAAACCCCAGGCTTTCCGAAAGACCCTTTGACAGCGCTTGGAAGTACATGCGGGTTACCACGCCCCAGGGTAGCTTCCTCAAAGGGGCTCCCGAGGCCCTTATCCCTCGCCTTGCTCTAAGCCAAGAGGACAAGGCTTCCCTTTTGGAACAGGCGGAAGCCTATGCAAAGGAGGGCTTTCGGGTGCTGGCCCTAGCCCATGGTGAGGGTGAGAAGGAAGAGGAGTTAAGTTTTCTTGGCTTTGTCCTCCTCCTGGATCCGCCCCGCCCGGAGGTGCCGGAGGCGGTGGCCCAGGTTTTGAAGGCGGGGGTCAGGGTGGTGATGGTGACGGGGGACCATCCGGCCACTGCCTTGGCCATCGCCCGTAAGGTGGGCATTCCCGCTGAGGTGGTGGCCACCGGGGAGGAGATAGGGGAGCTCTCCGATGAGGAGCTTCTTGAGGTAGACGTCTTTGCCCGGGTCAAGCCGGAAGACAAGCTGAGAATCGTGGAGGCTTTCCAGAAGGCTGGAGAGGTAGTGGCCATGACCGGGGATGGGGTGAACGATGCCCCGGCCCTGAAGCGGGCGGACGTGGGGGTGGCCATGGGCCAGCGGGGCTCAGACGTGAGCCGGGAGGTGGCGGACCTGGTCCTTATGGACGACAACTTCGCCACCATCGTGGCGGCCATTGAGGAGGGGCGAAGCACCTACGAGAACATCCAGAAGTTCATTCGCTTCCTCTTCTCCACTAACCTCTCTGAGGTCTTGGTGGTGGCCTTGGGCATGGTGTTTGCCGCTCTCCTCAACCTCAGGGACGAGGCTGGGTACCTGCTTCTTCCCCTCACCGCGGTGCAGATTCTCTGGATCAACCTGGTGACCGATGGCCTTCCCGCCCTTGCCTTGGCCCTGGACCGTAATCCCGGGGTATTGGAGCGGCCGCCCAGGCCCAAGGACAGCCCCCTTTTGGACGCTCCCTCCTTGCGGTTCATCCTCCTCACGGGAACCATCAAGGCCGCCTTTGCCTTGTCGCTCTTGGCCCTTCTGCCGGGATGGGGGCGGATCCAAGCCCCTTTGGGTGCCGCCGAGGTGGCGCGTACCGCCACTTTCCACTTCATGACCCTGGGCCAGCTCTTCTTCGCTTACGCTGCTCGGCACACCCACCTGATGCCCCTGCCCAACCCGTATTTGCACGGGGCTGTGGCTTTGGGCATCGTCATTCAGCTCCTGCTGGGCACCCTGGCCCCGGGAGTTTTGGAAGCCGTTCCGGTGCCCGCATGGATCTGGGGGCTGGCCTTGGGTATGGCTCTCCTTGCCTGGCTCATGGCTGAAGGAATAGACCGGTTAGTATGGCGGAAGGAGGTTAAGAGATGA
- a CDS encoding thioredoxin family protein: protein MLQYPELPLESPLIDAELPDPRGGRYRLSQFQEPLLAVIFMCNHCPYVKGSIQEIVSLAEKYRGRVAFVGINPNDYGKYPEDSPEGMVAFAKEHGIFFPYLLDESQEVAKAYKALRTPEVFLFDERRLLRYHGRVNDSPKDPTKVQSHDLEAAIEALLQGQNPPLAEAPAIGCTIKWKPGNEPEVKVG from the coding sequence ATGTTGCAGTATCCCGAGCTTCCCTTGGAAAGCCCCCTTATCGATGCCGAGCTCCCCGACCCCAGGGGAGGACGCTACCGGCTTTCCCAGTTCCAGGAACCCCTCTTGGCCGTGATCTTCATGTGCAACCACTGCCCCTACGTGAAGGGCTCCATCCAGGAGATCGTGAGCCTGGCGGAGAAGTACCGGGGCCGGGTAGCCTTCGTGGGCATCAACCCCAACGATTACGGGAAGTATCCCGAGGACAGCCCCGAGGGCATGGTGGCCTTCGCCAAGGAGCACGGCATCTTCTTCCCCTACCTCTTGGACGAAAGCCAGGAGGTGGCCAAGGCCTACAAGGCCCTGAGGACCCCCGAGGTCTTCCTCTTTGACGAAAGGAGGCTCCTCCGCTACCACGGCCGGGTGAACGACAGCCCCAAGGACCCCACCAAGGTGCAAAGCCACGACCTCGAGGCGGCCATAGAAGCCCTCCTCCAGGGCCAAAACCCTCCCCTCGCCGAGGCCCCCGCCATTGGGTGCACCATCAAGTGGAAGCCGGGCAACGAGCCCGAGGTGAAGGTGGGCTAA